A stretch of Pseudomonas sp. CCC3.1 DNA encodes these proteins:
- the rbfA gene encoding 30S ribosome-binding factor RbfA: MAKEYSRTQRIGDQMQRELAQLIRREVKDPRVGLVTITAVEVSRDVGHAKIFITVMGQDNAEDIAQTIKVLNSAAGFLRMQLAREMKLRSVPQLHFHYDESVVRGAHLSALIERAVAEDNQHPGASTPEDTKE, encoded by the coding sequence ATGGCAAAAGAATATAGCCGTACCCAACGTATCGGCGATCAGATGCAGCGCGAGCTGGCCCAACTGATCCGTCGTGAAGTCAAAGACCCGCGTGTGGGTCTGGTCACCATTACTGCCGTTGAAGTCAGCCGTGACGTGGGTCACGCCAAGATCTTCATCACCGTAATGGGGCAGGACAACGCAGAAGATATTGCGCAGACCATCAAGGTATTGAACTCCGCAGCTGGCTTCCTGCGCATGCAACTGGCGCGTGAAATGAAACTGCGTAGCGTGCCTCAATTGCACTTCCACTACGACGAAAGCGTTGTGCGCGGTGCCCATCTGTCCGCTTTGATCGAGCGTGCAGTGGCTGAGGACAACCAGCACCCTGGCGCCAGCACTCCTGAAGACACCAAGGAGTAA
- the infB gene encoding translation initiation factor IF-2, translated as MTQVTVKQLADEVKTPVERLLQQMREAGLPHTAAEQNVTDSEKQALLTHLKSSHKAKVEEPRKITLQRKTTSTLRVAGSKSISVEVRKKKVFVQQSPEEIEAERKREMDERRAVENAARQKAEEESKRRAEEEARRQPAAAPTAAPVAAPAPVQTAPVAAPAPAAPAPAADARKRDEQRRPDKPRADDNNRRGSGDGERKNAPHRASVKEKAPTPRVAPRTSDEESDSFRRGGRGKSKLKKRNAHGFQSPTGPVVRDVQIGETITVGDLAAQMSVKAAEVIKFMFKLGTPATINQVLDQETAQLVAEELGHKVTLVSDNALEDSLAESLKFEGESFSRAPVVTVMGHVDHGKTSLLDYIRRAKVAAGEAGGITQHIGAYHVETERGMVTFLDTPGHAAFTAMRARGAKATDIVILVVAADDGVMPQTIEAVQHAKAAGVPLVVAVNKIDKPGADLDRIRSELSVHGVTSEEWGGDTPFVSVSAKMGTGVDELLEAVLLQAEVLELKATPSAPGRGVVVESRLDKGRGPVATVLVQDGTLRQGDMVLVGSNYGRIRAMLDENGKPIKEAGPSIPVEILGLDGTPDAGDEMSVMTDEKKAREVALFRQGKFREVKLARAHAGKLENIFENMGQEEKKTLNIVLKSDVRGSLEALQGALSGLGNDEVQVRVVGGGVGGITESDANLALASNAVLFGFNVRADAGARKIVEQEGLDMRYYNVIYDIIEDVKKALTGMLGSDVRENILGIAEVRDVFRSPKFGAIAGCMVLEGVVHRNRPIRVLREDIVIFEGELESLRRFKDDASEVRAGMECGIGVKSYNDVKVGDKIEVFEKVQVARSL; from the coding sequence ATGACGCAAGTCACGGTGAAACAACTGGCCGATGAGGTCAAAACACCGGTTGAGCGCCTGTTGCAGCAGATGCGTGAGGCAGGTCTGCCGCACACCGCCGCCGAGCAGAATGTGACCGACAGTGAGAAGCAAGCTCTGCTGACTCACCTGAAAAGCAGCCACAAGGCGAAAGTGGAAGAACCGCGCAAAATCACTTTGCAGCGTAAAACCACCAGTACCCTGCGTGTTGCTGGAAGCAAAAGCATCAGCGTTGAAGTACGCAAGAAGAAAGTCTTCGTACAGCAAAGCCCGGAAGAAATTGAAGCCGAGCGCAAACGTGAGATGGATGAACGCCGTGCAGTAGAAAATGCCGCACGTCAAAAGGCTGAAGAAGAGTCCAAGCGTCGCGCCGAAGAAGAAGCGCGTCGTCAGCCTGCCGCTGCTCCGACTGCCGCGCCTGTTGCTGCTCCTGCACCTGTGCAAACTGCACCGGTAGCCGCGCCTGCACCAGCTGCACCTGCTCCAGCAGCAGATGCACGCAAGCGTGATGAGCAACGTCGTCCAGACAAACCACGTGCTGACGATAACAATCGTCGCGGCAGTGGCGATGGCGAGCGCAAAAACGCTCCGCATCGTGCTTCTGTTAAAGAGAAAGCGCCAACTCCACGCGTTGCACCTCGCACCTCCGACGAAGAAAGCGACAGCTTCCGTCGCGGTGGTCGTGGCAAGAGCAAGCTGAAGAAGCGCAACGCTCACGGTTTCCAGAGCCCAACCGGCCCTGTGGTTCGTGACGTACAGATTGGCGAGACCATCACTGTCGGCGATTTGGCTGCACAGATGTCGGTCAAGGCTGCCGAAGTCATCAAGTTCATGTTCAAGCTGGGTACTCCAGCGACCATCAACCAGGTACTGGATCAGGAAACTGCCCAACTGGTTGCTGAAGAACTGGGCCACAAAGTGACTCTGGTCAGCGACAACGCTCTGGAAGATTCCCTGGCCGAGTCCCTGAAGTTCGAAGGCGAGTCGTTCTCCCGTGCACCGGTTGTGACCGTAATGGGCCACGTTGACCACGGTAAAACGTCCCTGCTCGACTACATCCGTCGTGCCAAGGTAGCTGCTGGCGAAGCCGGTGGTATTACTCAGCACATCGGTGCATACCACGTTGAAACCGAACGCGGCATGGTCACTTTCCTCGATACCCCGGGTCACGCAGCGTTTACCGCAATGCGTGCACGTGGTGCCAAGGCCACTGACATCGTGATTCTGGTTGTGGCTGCAGACGACGGTGTAATGCCGCAAACCATCGAAGCGGTTCAGCATGCGAAAGCAGCTGGCGTGCCTCTGGTGGTTGCAGTGAACAAAATCGACAAGCCAGGTGCTGACCTCGATCGCATCCGTAGCGAACTGTCCGTTCACGGCGTGACGTCGGAAGAGTGGGGTGGTGACACTCCGTTTGTTTCAGTCTCGGCGAAAATGGGTACGGGCGTTGACGAGTTGCTCGAAGCCGTATTGCTGCAAGCTGAAGTTCTGGAACTCAAGGCGACTCCATCGGCTCCTGGCCGTGGCGTAGTTGTTGAGTCCCGTCTGGACAAAGGCCGTGGCCCTGTTGCGACTGTTCTGGTTCAAGACGGTACCCTGCGCCAAGGCGACATGGTTCTGGTCGGTTCCAACTATGGCCGCATCCGCGCCATGCTCGACGAGAACGGCAAGCCAATCAAGGAAGCCGGTCCATCCATCCCTGTCGAGATTCTCGGCCTGGACGGAACGCCAGATGCTGGCGACGAGATGAGCGTAATGACCGACGAGAAGAAGGCGCGTGAAGTTGCCCTGTTCCGTCAAGGCAAGTTCCGCGAAGTGAAGCTGGCGCGTGCTCACGCAGGCAAGCTGGAAAACATCTTCGAGAACATGGGCCAGGAAGAGAAGAAGACGCTTAACATCGTCCTCAAATCTGACGTCCGTGGTTCGTTGGAAGCTCTGCAGGGCGCTCTGAGCGGCCTGGGTAACGACGAAGTGCAAGTGCGCGTAGTGGGCGGCGGTGTCGGTGGTATCACCGAGAGCGACGCTAACCTGGCACTGGCCTCCAACGCTGTATTGTTCGGCTTCAACGTGCGTGCTGATGCTGGCGCTCGCAAGATTGTCGAGCAAGAAGGCCTGGACATGCGTTACTACAACGTCATCTACGACATCATCGAAGACGTCAAGAAAGCCCTTACCGGCATGCTTGGCAGCGACGTTCGGGAGAACATCCTGGGTATCGCTGAAGTCCGCGACGTATTCCGTTCGCCTAAGTTCGGTGCGATTGCAGGTTGTATGGTGCTGGAAGGTGTTGTTCACCGTAACCGTCCAATCCGTGTACTGCGCGAAGACATCGTTATCTTCGAAGGCGAGCTGGAATCCCTGCGCCGCTTCAAAGATGACGCGTCCGAAGTGCGTGCTGGCATGGAATGCGGTATCGGCGTCAAGAGCTACAACGACGTTAAAGTCGGCGACAAAATCGAAGTGTTCGAGAAGGTCCAGGTTGCTCGCAGCCTCTAA
- the secG gene encoding preprotein translocase subunit SecG: MLETVVVVFHLLGALGVIALVLLQQGKGADAGASFGAGASNTVFGSQGSSTFLSKFTAILAAGFFITSLGLGYFAKEKAHELTQVGLPDPAVLEAPKQKPASDDVPVLNEQKSATPATDVPPAQEQK; this comes from the coding sequence ATGCTGGAAACAGTCGTAGTCGTTTTTCATCTGTTGGGTGCATTGGGCGTAATTGCTCTGGTATTGCTGCAACAGGGTAAAGGTGCGGATGCTGGAGCATCTTTCGGAGCAGGTGCATCAAATACTGTGTTCGGAAGCCAAGGTTCCTCTACCTTTCTTAGTAAGTTTACTGCTATACTTGCCGCAGGTTTTTTCATAACCAGCTTAGGGTTAGGTTACTTTGCTAAAGAGAAAGCTCATGAGCTGACTCAAGTAGGTTTGCCAGATCCAGCAGTGTTGGAAGCACCAAAGCAAAAACCGGCTTCAGATGATGTGCCGGTGCTTAATGAGCAAAAGTCGGCTACTCCAGCGACTGACGTACCTCCAGCTCAAGAGCAAAAGTAA
- the tpiA gene encoding triose-phosphate isomerase: MRRTMVAGNWKMHGTRASVAELIDGLRNLALPSGVEIAVFPSDLFIDRVINGLKDTPISVGAQDAAIDEKQGALTGEISPSQLVDAGCKLVLVGHSERRLILGEQDETLNRKFAAAQASGLTPVLCIGETLEQREAGQTLEVVERQLNVVIDEFGIEAFTNAVIAYEPVWAIGTGLTATPQQAQDVHAAIRAQLAQKNSEVAQGVRLLYGGSVKAANAVELFSMPDIDGGLIGGASLNADEFGAICRAAGN, translated from the coding sequence ATGCGTCGCACTATGGTAGCTGGTAACTGGAAGATGCACGGTACCCGCGCCAGCGTCGCTGAGCTGATCGACGGTCTGCGTAATCTGGCCTTGCCGAGCGGTGTTGAGATTGCGGTATTCCCATCTGACTTGTTTATTGATCGTGTAATCAATGGCTTGAAAGATACGCCAATTTCGGTTGGTGCTCAGGATGCTGCAATCGACGAGAAGCAAGGTGCGCTGACAGGGGAAATTTCTCCGAGCCAGTTGGTGGATGCGGGTTGCAAGTTGGTACTTGTTGGGCACTCAGAGCGTCGCCTGATTTTGGGTGAGCAGGATGAGACGCTTAATCGCAAGTTTGCAGCCGCTCAAGCTTCTGGCTTAACGCCGGTGTTGTGCATAGGGGAGACCCTGGAGCAGCGTGAGGCGGGGCAAACGCTTGAAGTTGTGGAGCGTCAGCTGAACGTTGTCATTGATGAGTTCGGTATTGAGGCTTTTACAAACGCAGTGATTGCATACGAGCCGGTCTGGGCCATTGGTACCGGACTGACTGCAACACCGCAGCAAGCGCAAGATGTGCATGCGGCCATTCGCGCACAGCTGGCGCAGAAGAATTCTGAGGTTGCACAAGGTGTGCGACTTCTATACGGCGGCAGCGTGAAGGCGGCCAATGCGGTCGAACTGTTCAGCATGCCGGATATCGATGGGGGGCTCATTGGTGGGGCTTCCCTGAATGCAGATGAGTTCGGTGCGATTTGTCGCGCCGCGGGAAACTGA
- the pnp gene encoding polyribonucleotide nucleotidyltransferase, translating into MNPVIKKFQFGQSTVTLETGRIARQASGAVLVTVDDDVSVLVTVVGAKQADPGKGFFPLSVHYQEKTYAAGKIPGGFFKREGRPSEKETLTSRLIDRPIRPLFPEGFMNEVQVVCTVLSTSKKTDPDVAAMIGTSAALAISGIPFDGPIGAARVAYHESTGYLLNPTYEQLAASSLDMVVAGTSEAVLMVESEAKELTEDQMLGAVLFAHDEFQVVIQAVKELAAEAAKPTWDWAAAPEATALLGAIRAEFGEAISQAYTITIKADRYARLGELKDQVVAKLSGEEGQPSSSEVKAAFGEIEYRTVRENIVNGKPRIDGRDTKTVRPLNIEVGVLPKTHGSALFTRGETQALVVATLGTARDAQLLDTLEGEKKDPFMLHYNFPPFSVGECGRMGGAGRREIGHGRLARRSVQAMLPAADVFPYTIRVVSEITESNGSSSMASVCGASLALMDAGVPMKAPVAGIAMGLVKEGEKFAVLTDILGDEDHLGDMDFKVAGTSKGVTALQMDIKIKGITEEIMEIALGQALEARLNILGQMNQIIGQSRTELSANAPTMIAMKIDTDKIRDVIGKGGATIRAICEETKASIDIEDDGSIKIFGESKEAAEAARQRVLGITAEAEIGKIYIGKVERIVDFGAFVNILPGKDGLVHISMLSDARVEKVTDILKEGQEVEVLVLDVDNRGRIKLSIKDVAAAKASQA; encoded by the coding sequence GTGAACCCGGTTATCAAAAAATTCCAGTTCGGTCAGTCGACCGTCACCCTCGAGACTGGCCGCATCGCCCGTCAGGCCTCCGGCGCAGTATTGGTCACCGTTGACGATGACGTCAGCGTATTGGTGACTGTAGTCGGTGCCAAGCAAGCCGATCCAGGCAAGGGCTTCTTCCCTCTGTCTGTTCACTACCAAGAAAAAACCTACGCCGCGGGTAAAATCCCAGGTGGTTTCTTCAAGCGTGAAGGTCGTCCTTCCGAAAAAGAAACCCTGACCTCGCGTCTGATCGACCGTCCGATCCGTCCACTGTTCCCGGAAGGCTTCATGAACGAAGTGCAGGTTGTCTGCACCGTTCTGTCCACCAGCAAGAAAACCGATCCGGACGTCGCTGCGATGATCGGTACTTCGGCTGCGCTGGCAATCTCCGGTATTCCTTTTGATGGCCCAATCGGCGCTGCACGCGTTGCTTACCACGAAAGCACCGGCTACCTGTTGAACCCAACTTACGAGCAACTGGCCGCTTCAAGCCTGGACATGGTTGTTGCTGGTACGTCGGAAGCCGTACTGATGGTTGAATCGGAAGCCAAAGAGCTGACCGAAGACCAAATGCTGGGCGCTGTACTGTTCGCCCACGACGAATTCCAAGTGGTGATCCAGGCTGTTAAAGAGCTGGCTGCCGAAGCTGCAAAACCAACGTGGGACTGGGCTGCTGCTCCAGAAGCTACCGCACTGCTGGGCGCTATCCGTGCCGAGTTCGGCGAAGCGATCTCCCAGGCTTACACCATCACCATCAAGGCCGACCGTTACGCTCGTCTGGGCGAACTGAAAGACCAGGTGGTTGCCAAGTTGTCCGGTGAAGAAGGTCAGCCTTCGTCCAGCGAAGTTAAAGCTGCATTCGGCGAAATCGAATACCGCACCGTTCGCGAAAACATCGTAAACGGCAAGCCGCGTATCGATGGCCGTGACACCAAGACTGTTCGCCCTCTGAACATCGAAGTTGGCGTTCTGCCAAAAACCCACGGTTCGGCTCTGTTCACCCGTGGCGAAACTCAGGCGCTGGTCGTTGCAACACTGGGTACCGCCCGTGATGCACAACTGCTGGACACCCTTGAAGGCGAGAAAAAAGACCCGTTCATGCTGCACTACAACTTCCCGCCGTTCTCGGTAGGTGAGTGTGGTCGTATGGGTGGCGCTGGTCGTCGCGAAATCGGCCACGGCCGTCTGGCCCGTCGTTCGGTTCAGGCCATGCTGCCTGCTGCTGACGTGTTCCCGTACACCATTCGTGTGGTATCGGAAATCACTGAGTCCAACGGCTCCAGCTCCATGGCTTCGGTCTGCGGTGCTTCCCTGGCCCTGATGGACGCTGGTGTTCCGATGAAGGCACCGGTTGCCGGTATCGCCATGGGTCTGGTTAAGGAAGGCGAGAAGTTCGCCGTTCTGACTGACATCCTGGGTGACGAAGACCACCTGGGCGACATGGACTTCAAAGTAGCCGGCACCTCTAAAGGTGTTACCGCGCTGCAGATGGACATCAAGATCAAAGGCATCACCGAAGAAATCATGGAGATCGCTCTGGGCCAAGCCCTGGAAGCTCGCCTGAACATCTTGGGTCAGATGAACCAGATCATCGGTCAGTCGCGTACCGAGCTGTCGGCCAACGCTCCGACCATGATCGCGATGAAAATCGACACCGACAAAATCCGTGACGTTATCGGTAAAGGCGGCGCGACCATCCGTGCAATCTGTGAAGAAACCAAAGCTTCGATCGATATCGAAGACGACGGTTCGATCAAGATCTTCGGCGAGTCCAAAGAAGCAGCAGAAGCGGCTCGTCAGCGCGTTCTGGGCATCACCGCAGAAGCCGAGATCGGCAAGATCTACATCGGTAAGGTTGAGCGTATCGTCGACTTCGGCGCATTCGTAAACATCCTGCCAGGCAAAGACGGCCTGGTTCACATCTCCATGCTGAGCGACGCTCGCGTTGAGAAAGTGACTGACATTCTGAAAGAAGGTCAGGAAGTGGAAGTGCTGGTACTGGACGTGGACAACCGCGGCCGTATCAAGCTGTCCATCAAAGACGTAGCTGCTGCGAAGGCGTCGCAAGCTTAA
- a CDS encoding BON domain-containing protein: protein MKKFAIAAATATALTLTMANAAFAAQATTQSPMIVASGEVAKAKEATSDTWITTKVKSDLLTEKGIPGSDIKVETNKGVVSLSSTVAVTDAQKEIAVAITKKIKGVQAVSADGLKAE, encoded by the coding sequence ATGAAGAAGTTCGCTATCGCTGCCGCAACTGCCACCGCTCTGACCCTGACTATGGCCAATGCTGCATTTGCTGCTCAAGCAACGACTCAGTCGCCTATGATCGTGGCTTCAGGCGAAGTCGCCAAAGCCAAAGAAGCTACTTCTGATACCTGGATCACGACCAAAGTTAAATCTGATCTGCTGACCGAGAAAGGTATTCCAGGCTCAGATATCAAAGTTGAAACCAACAAAGGTGTGGTTTCCCTTTCTTCGACAGTCGCTGTGACTGATGCACAGAAGGAAATTGCTGTCGCTATCACCAAGAAAATCAAAGGTGTTCAAGCCGTTTCGGCTGATGGCCTGAAAGCTGAGTAA
- the nusA gene encoding transcription termination factor NusA, with translation MSKEVLLVVESVSNEKGVPANVIFEALELALATATKKRFEDEVDLRVEINRHTGNYETFRRWTVVEDEDLDDPAIELAVDQAQAKQPGAVAGDIIEEKIDSIEFGRIAAQTAKQVIVQKVREAERAQVVDAYRERLGEIISGTVKKVTRDNVIVDLGNNAEALLAREDIISRETFRVGVRLRALLKEIRTENRGPQLILSRTAPEMLIELFRIEVPEISEGLIEVMAASRDPGSRAKIAVRSKDKRIDPQGACIGMRGSRVQAVSGELGGERVDIVLWDDNPAQFVINAMSPAEVAAIIVDEDAHAMDIAVGADNLAQAIGRGGQNVRLASQLTGWTLNVMTESDIQAKQQAETGDILRNFIEELEVDEELAQVLVDEGFTSLEEIAYVPVEEMLNIDGFDEDIVNELRARAKDRLLTKAIATEEKLADAHPAEDLLSLEGMDKDLAMELAVRGVITREDLAEQSIDDLLDIDGIDDDRAGKLIMAARAHWFE, from the coding sequence ATGAGCAAAGAAGTACTGCTGGTTGTTGAGTCGGTGTCCAATGAAAAGGGCGTACCGGCAAACGTAATTTTTGAAGCGCTGGAGCTGGCTCTGGCCACCGCTACCAAAAAGCGTTTTGAGGACGAAGTCGATCTGCGTGTGGAAATCAACCGCCACACCGGTAACTATGAGACTTTCCGTCGCTGGACTGTGGTCGAAGACGAAGATCTGGATGATCCAGCAATCGAGTTGGCGGTAGACCAGGCCCAGGCAAAACAGCCAGGCGCTGTAGCTGGCGATATTATCGAAGAGAAAATCGATTCTATCGAATTCGGTCGGATTGCTGCACAAACTGCCAAACAGGTTATTGTGCAAAAAGTCCGCGAAGCTGAGCGCGCTCAAGTAGTCGATGCTTATCGCGAGCGTTTGGGCGAAATCATTTCTGGCACCGTTAAAAAAGTGACACGTGACAACGTGATCGTCGATCTGGGTAACAACGCAGAAGCGTTGCTGGCCCGTGAAGACATCATCTCGCGTGAAACTTTCCGTGTTGGCGTACGCCTTCGCGCATTGTTGAAAGAAATTCGTACCGAGAACCGCGGTCCTCAACTGATTCTGTCGCGCACTGCGCCAGAGATGTTGATCGAGCTGTTCCGTATCGAAGTTCCAGAAATCTCTGAAGGCCTGATCGAAGTAATGGCGGCCTCCCGAGATCCTGGATCGCGCGCTAAAATAGCCGTTCGCTCCAAAGACAAACGCATTGATCCGCAAGGTGCTTGCATTGGTATGCGCGGTTCGCGCGTCCAGGCAGTGTCCGGCGAATTGGGCGGAGAGCGAGTGGATATCGTCCTTTGGGATGACAACCCGGCGCAGTTCGTGATCAACGCAATGTCGCCAGCAGAAGTAGCGGCAATTATTGTCGACGAAGATGCCCATGCAATGGACATCGCCGTTGGCGCAGACAATCTGGCCCAGGCGATTGGTCGCGGCGGTCAGAACGTACGTTTGGCTAGCCAGTTGACTGGCTGGACCTTGAACGTGATGACCGAATCGGACATCCAGGCTAAGCAGCAAGCAGAAACCGGCGACATCCTGCGCAACTTCATCGAAGAGTTGGAAGTTGATGAAGAGTTGGCGCAGGTGCTGGTTGATGAAGGCTTCACCAGCCTGGAAGAGATTGCCTACGTACCGGTGGAAGAAATGCTCAACATCGACGGCTTTGACGAAGATATCGTCAACGAGCTTCGCGCTCGGGCCAAGGATCGCTTGTTGACTAAAGCCATCGCTACTGAGGAAAAGCTGGCAGACGCCCATCCGGCCGAAGACCTGCTCTCGCTTGAGGGTATGGACAAGGATTTGGCGATGGAACTGGCGGTGCGCGGCGTAATTACCCGCGAAGACCTGGCCGAGCAGTCTATTGACGACCTGCTCGACATCGACGGCATTGACGATGATCGTGCCGGCAAGTTGATCATGGCCGCCCGAGCCCATTGGTTCGAGTAA
- the rimP gene encoding ribosome maturation factor RimP produces MSSKLEELQALLAPVVVALGYECWGIEFSAQGRHSMLRVYIDKEGGVLVDDCAIVSRQISGVLDVEDPISVEYTLEVSSPGMERPLFTVEQFAQFAGEQVKIKLRSPFEGRRNFQGLLRGVEEQDVVVQVEDHEFLLPIDMIDKANIIPSFD; encoded by the coding sequence GTGTCGAGCAAGCTAGAAGAGTTGCAGGCCTTGTTGGCCCCGGTGGTCGTGGCCCTTGGCTATGAATGCTGGGGTATTGAATTTTCGGCTCAGGGCCGCCATTCAATGTTGCGTGTGTATATCGACAAGGAAGGCGGCGTTTTGGTGGATGACTGCGCAATTGTCAGTCGTCAAATCAGCGGCGTTCTGGATGTCGAAGATCCTATTTCTGTTGAGTACACCCTTGAGGTTTCTTCTCCTGGCATGGAGCGCCCGCTGTTCACGGTTGAACAGTTTGCCCAATTCGCCGGTGAGCAAGTAAAGATCAAGCTGCGTTCACCCTTTGAAGGGCGACGCAACTTTCAGGGCCTTCTGCGCGGCGTAGAAGAACAAGACGTAGTGGTGCAAGTTGAGGACCACGAGTTCTTGTTGCCGATCGATATGATCGACAAGGCCAACATTATTCCCAGTTTTGACTGA
- the truB gene encoding tRNA pseudouridine(55) synthase TruB, giving the protein MAQVKRIRRNVSGIILLDKPLGFTSNAALQKVRWLLNAEKAGHTGSLDPLASGVLPLCFGEATKFSQYLLDSDKGYETLMQLGKTTTTADAEGEVLLTRPVTVGRTDIEAVLPEFRGQISQIPPMYSALKRDGQPLYKLARAGEVVEREPRSVTITRLELLASEGDTARLSVDCTKGTYIRTLVEDIGEALGCGAYVAELRRTHAGPFSLAQTVTLEELEAVHAEGGNEAVDRFLMPSDSGLLDWPLLHFSEASAFYWLNGQPVRAPDAPKFGMVRVQDHNGRFIGIGEVSEDGRIAPRRLIRSE; this is encoded by the coding sequence GTGGCTCAGGTCAAGCGTATCCGTCGTAACGTCAGCGGCATCATCCTGCTCGATAAACCGCTAGGATTCACCTCCAATGCGGCCTTGCAGAAAGTCCGCTGGCTGCTCAATGCCGAGAAGGCAGGGCACACCGGTAGCCTCGATCCATTGGCCAGCGGCGTCTTGCCGTTGTGCTTTGGCGAAGCCACCAAGTTTTCGCAATACCTGCTCGATTCCGACAAGGGTTATGAAACCCTGATGCAATTGGGCAAGACTACGACCACTGCTGACGCCGAAGGTGAGGTTTTACTCACGCGTCCAGTGACCGTTGGTCGCACCGATATCGAAGCTGTATTGCCTGAATTTCGTGGGCAAATCAGTCAGATACCGCCGATGTACTCGGCGCTGAAGCGCGACGGTCAGCCGCTTTACAAGTTGGCCCGTGCAGGCGAAGTGGTGGAGCGTGAACCACGTTCTGTTACTATTACCCGCCTCGAATTACTGGCCAGCGAAGGCGACACTGCGCGCTTGTCCGTTGACTGCACCAAAGGCACCTATATCCGGACCCTCGTGGAAGATATTGGTGAAGCATTAGGTTGCGGTGCATACGTTGCAGAGCTGCGTCGCACGCACGCCGGACCTTTCAGTCTGGCCCAAACGGTCACGCTGGAAGAGCTGGAAGCTGTACACGCCGAAGGCGGCAATGAAGCAGTTGATCGCTTCCTGATGCCATCGGACAGCGGTTTGCTGGACTGGCCGTTGCTGCACTTCTCGGAGGCCAGCGCGTTCTATTGGCTCAATGGCCAACCGGTACGTGCGCCTGATGCCCCGAAGTTCGGCATGGTGCGGGTACAAGATCACAACGGTCGCTTCATCGGTATCGGTGAAGTGAGCGAAGACGGGCGCATCGCGCCGCGTCGACTGATTCGGTCAGAATGA
- the rpsO gene encoding 30S ribosomal protein S15, with protein MALTVEHKAEIVKDYQQAPGDTGSPEVQVALLTFNINTLQGHFKANSKDHHSRRGLIRMVNQRRKLLDYLKGKNVERYKALIARLGLRR; from the coding sequence ATGGCACTGACAGTTGAACACAAAGCAGAAATCGTAAAAGACTACCAGCAAGCTCCAGGTGATACAGGTTCTCCAGAAGTGCAAGTTGCACTGCTGACCTTTAACATCAACACGCTGCAAGGTCACTTCAAAGCAAACAGCAAAGACCACCACTCCCGTCGTGGTCTGATCCGCATGGTAAACCAGCGTCGTAAGCTGCTGGACTACCTGAAAGGCAAGAACGTTGAGCGTTACAAAGCGCTGATCGCTCGCCTGGGTCTGCGTCGCTAA